The following proteins come from a genomic window of Corallococcus sp. NCRR:
- a CDS encoding penicillin-binding transpeptidase domain-containing protein, protein MYGRAVISWVGLCLLLLLPACAPRATKPAAPTAPTVAPGGVEDRALRYLEAWARNDVAAQRQVVVDAPQDFDAQHARWRQDLGVIASRFDPVAVESQDATTAVVRFHGVHTLRGLGDWEVESRLRFVLRNKRWYLRWTPEVFHPDARPGDRFARTRSWGPRADLLDAEGESLTAPGEVIRIGVMPGRVKDRAAVASVLQSQLGVDPARVLAALNAPSAQPEQFIAFIDVRPERYQQVRPVLAPVPGIFFRKRPARLTPAEGFAAHTVGRVGEITAEVLQALGQPYQPGDMVGLSGLERAQERTLAGRPSGEVRLQRRAGGSELLYRFEGEPGRAVRTTLRMDVQAAAEAALADVTQPAALVAVDTATGEVLAVASRPLGEGWHRALMGRYPPASTFKLVTATALLENGLKPDSRVDCPLEVTVGRKRFRNFESEVLGTTTLRRAFALSCNTTFIQQAAKLDPRVLEDAARRFGFGVPYDVGLPSPGATFPPPKDDAERAADAMGQGRVLVTPLHMATVVSAAATGVWHAPRLLADAAPGPEARLGAGTTVMLRDLMRSVVTDGTAKSAAAMPGLMGKTGTAEFGMSVPPETHAWFVGVRDGIGFAVFVEGGGVGGRVALPLAVRFLQALDAASVLSFKRDDAS, encoded by the coding sequence GTGTACGGACGGGCGGTCATTTCCTGGGTGGGGCTCTGCCTCCTGTTGCTGCTTCCCGCGTGCGCGCCGCGAGCCACGAAGCCCGCCGCGCCCACCGCGCCCACCGTGGCGCCCGGAGGCGTCGAGGACCGGGCCCTGCGGTACCTGGAGGCCTGGGCGCGCAACGACGTGGCCGCGCAGCGCCAGGTGGTCGTGGACGCGCCCCAGGACTTCGACGCGCAGCACGCGCGCTGGAGGCAGGACCTGGGCGTCATCGCCTCGCGCTTCGACCCGGTGGCGGTCGAGTCCCAGGACGCCACCACGGCGGTGGTGCGCTTCCACGGCGTGCACACGCTGCGGGGCCTGGGCGACTGGGAGGTCGAGTCCCGCCTGCGCTTCGTGCTCCGGAACAAGCGCTGGTACCTGCGCTGGACGCCGGAGGTGTTCCATCCCGACGCGCGGCCCGGAGACCGCTTCGCGCGCACGCGGAGCTGGGGCCCTCGCGCGGACCTGCTCGATGCGGAGGGTGAGTCGCTCACCGCGCCAGGCGAGGTGATTCGCATCGGCGTGATGCCGGGACGGGTGAAGGACCGCGCGGCCGTGGCCAGCGTGCTCCAGTCGCAGCTCGGCGTGGACCCCGCGAGGGTGCTCGCCGCGCTGAATGCCCCGAGCGCGCAGCCCGAGCAGTTCATCGCCTTCATCGACGTGCGCCCGGAGCGCTACCAGCAGGTGCGCCCCGTGCTCGCGCCGGTGCCCGGCATCTTCTTCCGCAAGCGGCCCGCGCGCCTCACCCCCGCGGAGGGCTTCGCCGCGCACACGGTGGGACGGGTTGGGGAAATCACCGCGGAGGTCCTCCAGGCGCTGGGCCAGCCCTACCAGCCGGGCGACATGGTGGGCCTGTCCGGCCTGGAGCGCGCGCAGGAGCGGACGCTGGCGGGACGTCCCTCGGGTGAGGTGCGGCTCCAGCGCCGCGCCGGCGGCAGCGAGCTGCTGTACCGCTTCGAGGGCGAGCCGGGACGCGCGGTGCGCACCACGTTGCGGATGGACGTGCAGGCGGCGGCGGAGGCGGCGCTCGCGGACGTCACCCAGCCCGCCGCGCTGGTCGCGGTGGACACGGCCACGGGCGAGGTGCTCGCGGTGGCCAGCCGGCCGTTGGGGGAGGGGTGGCACCGCGCGCTGATGGGGCGCTATCCCCCGGCCTCCACGTTCAAGCTGGTGACGGCCACGGCGCTGCTCGAAAACGGCCTGAAGCCGGACTCCCGCGTGGACTGCCCCCTGGAGGTGACGGTGGGCCGCAAGCGCTTCCGCAACTTCGAATCCGAGGTGCTGGGCACCACCACGCTGCGGCGGGCGTTCGCGTTGTCGTGCAACACGACGTTCATCCAGCAAGCGGCGAAGCTGGACCCGCGCGTGCTGGAGGACGCGGCCCGGCGCTTCGGCTTCGGGGTGCCCTACGATGTCGGGCTCCCGTCACCGGGCGCCACCTTCCCCCCGCCGAAGGACGACGCCGAGCGCGCGGCGGACGCCATGGGCCAGGGGCGCGTCCTGGTCACGCCGCTGCACATGGCCACCGTCGTGTCCGCGGCGGCCACCGGCGTCTGGCACGCGCCGCGCCTGCTCGCGGACGCGGCGCCCGGCCCGGAGGCGCGGCTGGGCGCGGGCACCACGGTCATGCTGCGTGACCTGATGCGCTCGGTGGTGACGGACGGCACGGCGAAGTCCGCCGCCGCCATGCCGGGCCTCATGGGCAAGACGGGCACGGCGGAGTTCGGCATGTCCGTGCCGCCCGAGACCCACGCGTGGTTCGTCGGCGTGCGCGACGGCATCGGCTTCGCGGTGTTCGTGGAGGGCGGCGGCGTGGGAGGCCGCGTCGCCCTGCCGCTCGCGGTCCGGTTCCTCCAGGCGCTGGACGCGGCCTCGGTCCTCTCCTTCAAGCGGGACGACGCCAGCTAG